The DNA segment AGACGGTGTCCCGACGGTGGGTGTGGTCAGCGCGCCCGCGCTGCGGCGACGGTGGTGGGCCGCGCATGGGCAGGGCGCGTTCGCCTCGGTGAACGGCGCCCCGCCGCGCCGGCTGGCGGTGTCCTCGGTCTCCGAGCTGGGTTCGGCGAGCCTGTCGTTCTCCAGCCTGTCCGGGTGGGCCCGGCTGGGTCTGCGCGAACGCTTCATCGGGTTGACCGATGCCGTGTGGCGCGTGCGTGCCTATGGCGACTTCTTGTCCTACTGCCTGGTGGCCGAGGGCGCCGTCGATGTTGCCGCCGAACCGGAGGTGTCGGTGTGGGACCTGGCGGCGCTGGACATCCTGGTGCGTGCGGCGGGTGGGCGGCTCACCAGCCTCGACGGCGTCGACGGCCCGCACGGCGGCAGCGCCGTGGCGACCAACGGCCTGCTG comes from the Mycobacterium shinjukuense genome and includes:
- the hisN gene encoding histidinol-phosphatase, yielding MSRAGDDLILALALADRADAVTCARFGALDLRIDTKPDLTPVTDADRAVESELREMLARERPGDRILGEEFGGTTTFSGRQWIVDPIDGTKNFVRGVPVWASLIALLEDGVPTVGVVSAPALRRRWWAAHGQGAFASVNGAPPRRLAVSSVSELGSASLSFSSLSGWARLGLRERFIGLTDAVWRVRAYGDFLSYCLVAEGAVDVAAEPEVSVWDLAALDILVRAAGGRLTSLDGVDGPHGGSAVATNGLLHHQVLTRLKGG